The following proteins are encoded in a genomic region of Thermococcus pacificus:
- a CDS encoding prenyltransferase, producing the protein MIVKEILASVDVIPDPYVKSVTYAKIGERLAKARDSNYRTAFLMALETANEIDDPVKMFRALLSVGYSLGRAGLKSSKKIYQGVLEDSRILPPPQRDKIMKTAASYMLTLGEIGEAITYALEIDNSKLRNEVLLEIIRANTRMIGKGQLKAAYRIRKSKLALEYIEEEPYRSRALLELIKAYITLGSYENGISLLRTIGSREWAKQAFKEVSFYLKEKEVLGHYIDSLETIAGEFIQKFGKEFTEELALAFALSGEGVSAVELIRKLENSDEVFVKIALELLERDHDVLPAFIAALDEGEAELVGRVVMNRILERPELGDWEVIKAIGKSTPSEEIWAKIARYYVLVGELEGAMKIGSTLRDSRLRSIVMADVAHHLVKDGDVERAIDAALEVRDPRFSSILVSEILIKALEQELPRRVKQWNGSRH; encoded by the coding sequence ATGATTGTCAAGGAAATCCTCGCTTCCGTTGACGTGATTCCCGACCCGTATGTAAAATCAGTAACGTACGCTAAAATAGGTGAGAGACTTGCCAAGGCCAGGGACAGTAACTACCGGACGGCTTTTTTAATGGCCCTCGAGACCGCCAACGAGATAGATGACCCCGTAAAGATGTTCCGGGCGCTTCTATCGGTAGGTTACTCCCTCGGAAGGGCCGGCCTCAAGTCCTCCAAGAAGATATACCAGGGAGTCCTCGAGGACTCGAGGATTCTTCCACCGCCCCAGAGAGACAAGATTATGAAGACTGCCGCCAGTTACATGCTCACCCTTGGTGAGATAGGTGAGGCCATAACCTATGCCCTTGAGATAGATAACTCAAAGCTCAGAAACGAGGTTCTCCTCGAGATCATCCGAGCCAACACGAGGATGATAGGGAAGGGCCAGCTGAAGGCCGCGTACCGCATAAGGAAGAGTAAACTCGCCCTCGAGTATATCGAGGAGGAACCCTACCGCTCCAGGGCCCTGCTTGAGCTCATCAAGGCCTACATCACCCTCGGGAGCTACGAGAACGGCATCTCCCTCCTCAGGACTATCGGCTCCAGGGAGTGGGCGAAGCAGGCCTTCAAGGAGGTCTCCTTTTACCTGAAGGAGAAAGAAGTTCTCGGCCACTACATCGACTCCCTCGAGACCATCGCGGGCGAGTTCATCCAGAAGTTCGGGAAGGAGTTCACTGAGGAGCTTGCACTGGCGTTCGCCCTGAGCGGTGAGGGCGTTTCCGCAGTCGAGCTGATAAGGAAGCTCGAGAACAGCGACGAGGTGTTCGTGAAGATAGCCTTGGAGCTGCTGGAGAGGGACCACGACGTCCTCCCGGCGTTCATAGCCGCACTCGACGAGGGCGAGGCCGAGCTCGTTGGGAGGGTCGTGATGAACAGGATCCTCGAGAGGCCCGAGCTGGGCGACTGGGAGGTAATAAAGGCCATAGGGAAGAGCACACCCAGCGAGGAGATATGGGCCAAGATAGCCCGCTACTATGTCCTCGTTGGGGAGCTCGAGGGAGCCATGAAGATAGGCTCCACCCTCAGGGATTCGAGGCTCCGCTCGATAGTGATGGCGGACGTTGCCCACCATCTCGTCAAGGATGGTGACGTTGAGCGGGCGATAGATGCCGCCCTCGAGGTTCGCGACCCTAGGTTCTCCTCCATCCTCGTCTCCGAGATACTCATAAAGGCCCTCGAGCAAGAACTTCCGAGGAGGGTTAAGCAGTGGAACGGCTCAAGGCACTGA
- a CDS encoding TRM11 family SAM-dependent methyltransferase, with amino-acid sequence MYAVLFGKNPALSEAEFYSFSRRFGLKVRPIESSRYWLLFDSSPDVERQFYWLGGSLKLVRIIGEGEEAIRDLEYSKLFTVSLYGRSDWKLWRKLGSEIKRHFKEEAPAKFFKPAKVYSMPAELILKGFPEVKDFVFLFREDGSFLVGETVKVTDPFELKKLDVERPVQKPILSIPPRLARIMVNLTEVRKGSFLDPFCGIGTVVQEFVLQGLNAYGSDRDPEQIKAAKKNLAWLRKEFRLKNSAHLEVCDARKLKRCFRQRFDAIVTEPYLGKPLRRNPSRGEAIKLANELDRFYYSVFESFADVLKRNGKVVFVFPAYKLSDGGIYRKERKWLGKLGFEVLGRYTDYEERHRLVRDIHVLRYRG; translated from the coding sequence ATGTACGCGGTACTATTTGGTAAAAATCCAGCCCTCAGCGAGGCCGAATTTTATTCATTCAGCAGGAGATTCGGCCTTAAAGTTCGACCAATCGAGTCCAGTCGTTACTGGTTGTTATTCGATTCCTCACCGGACGTTGAAAGGCAATTCTACTGGCTCGGCGGCTCCCTCAAGCTCGTAAGAATAATCGGTGAGGGTGAAGAAGCCATCAGAGACCTTGAATACTCCAAACTCTTCACGGTCAGCCTTTACGGGAGGAGCGACTGGAAGCTCTGGAGGAAGCTGGGAAGTGAGATAAAGAGGCACTTCAAGGAAGAAGCGCCGGCTAAGTTTTTCAAGCCCGCTAAGGTTTATTCGATGCCGGCGGAGCTCATCCTGAAGGGCTTTCCAGAAGTTAAGGACTTCGTCTTCCTCTTTAGAGAAGATGGGAGCTTTCTCGTCGGCGAGACCGTTAAAGTAACTGACCCATTCGAGCTGAAGAAGCTCGACGTTGAGAGGCCGGTTCAGAAGCCAATCCTCTCGATCCCGCCGAGGCTCGCGAGGATAATGGTGAACCTGACGGAAGTGAGAAAAGGCAGCTTCCTGGACCCCTTCTGCGGCATAGGAACTGTAGTCCAGGAGTTCGTCCTTCAGGGTTTGAACGCCTACGGGAGTGACCGCGATCCAGAACAGATAAAGGCCGCAAAGAAGAACCTCGCCTGGCTCAGAAAAGAGTTCAGGCTTAAAAACTCGGCCCATTTAGAGGTTTGCGACGCAAGGAAGTTAAAACGCTGTTTTAGACAGAGGTTCGACGCCATAGTGACGGAACCCTATCTTGGGAAGCCCCTACGGAGAAACCCGAGCAGGGGTGAGGCAATTAAACTCGCCAACGAGCTTGACCGGTTCTACTATTCGGTCTTCGAGAGCTTTGCGGATGTTTTGAAGAGAAATGGAAAGGTCGTCTTCGTGTTCCCGGCCTACAAGCTGAGCGACGGGGGGATATACAGAAAAGAGAGGAAGTGGCTCGGAAAGCTCGGCTTCGAGGTTCTTGGAAGATACACGGACTACGAGGAGAGGCACCGCTTAGTTAGGGACATTCACGTGCTGAGGTACAGGGGTTAG
- a CDS encoding type II toxin-antitoxin system PemK/MazF family toxin, whose product MPRSSSNFRQGEILLLELPFTDYLGKKLRPVLVVSSDELNKVSDDLIVLKITGSPHFEEFPVELEQKDLLRGKLKKKSFIDCSSVFTVEKSLIIKSIGEIGPEKMDEVKEILKRTFSIG is encoded by the coding sequence ATGCCGAGGAGCTCTTCGAATTTTAGGCAGGGTGAGATACTCCTCCTGGAGCTTCCCTTTACAGACTACCTGGGAAAAAAGCTCCGTCCCGTGCTGGTTGTCAGCTCCGATGAGCTAAACAAGGTAAGCGACGATTTGATAGTGCTCAAAATAACCGGAAGCCCACACTTTGAGGAATTCCCGGTTGAACTTGAGCAGAAAGACCTCCTTCGGGGTAAGCTCAAGAAGAAGAGCTTCATAGACTGTTCTTCTGTTTTTACGGTCGAAAAATCGCTCATTATCAAGAGCATTGGGGAGATTGGCCCCGAGAAGATGGATGAAGTTAAGGAGATCCTGAAACGGACGTTCAGCATTGGCTAA
- a CDS encoding antitoxin family protein — protein sequence MPEEIVAIYRGDVIIPLKKLNIPPGSRIKLLIEKVEVRDAMKELGYLKLLQEGEDAEELFEF from the coding sequence ATGCCTGAGGAGATAGTTGCCATCTACCGCGGTGATGTGATAATCCCCCTCAAAAAACTGAACATACCCCCTGGTTCACGGATTAAGCTGCTGATTGAGAAGGTTGAAGTTAGGGACGCGATGAAAGAGCTTGGCTACCTCAAGCTCCTGCAGGAGGGAGAGGATGCCGAGGAGCTCTTCGAATTTTAG
- a CDS encoding CoA-binding protein, with the protein MVRIMPVDRLSDEEIMEILTKYRKIALVGASPKPERDANRVMRYLLEKGYEVYPVNPRYEEVLGRKCYPSVLDIPDEVDIVDLFVRPEFTMEYVEQAIEKGAKVVWFQFNTYNRDAFKKAKEAGLTAVAHRCIKQEHERLIG; encoded by the coding sequence ATGGTAAGGATAATGCCTGTTGACAGGCTTAGCGATGAGGAAATCATGGAGATCCTAACAAAGTACAGGAAGATAGCCCTCGTGGGAGCTTCGCCAAAGCCAGAGCGCGACGCCAACAGGGTGATGAGATATCTTCTTGAGAAGGGCTACGAGGTCTACCCCGTGAACCCCCGCTATGAAGAAGTCCTCGGAAGGAAGTGTTACCCCAGCGTCCTCGATATCCCGGACGAAGTTGATATAGTAGACCTCTTCGTCCGCCCAGAGTTCACGATGGAGTACGTGGAGCAGGCGATAGAGAAGGGCGCCAAGGTCGTGTGGTTCCAGTTCAACACCTATAACCGGGATGCCTTTAAGAAAGCCAAAGAGGCCGGACTCACAGCTGTTGCCCACAGGTGCATAAAGCAGGAGCACGAGAGGCTTATTGGGTAA
- a CDS encoding NfeD family protein, whose protein sequence is MRNFITLLALAADEIAVGLFLLIVLPRFGVEVPLWAVAVIIGILLVKDFLIAPFVLRGGLSVRPQTGPESLIGKTAVVVEDLAPEGLVKIDGELWSAECIKGTAKRGEKVVIVGVKGTRVLVERRASPELGQLPRDCSS, encoded by the coding sequence ATGAGGAACTTCATCACGCTCCTCGCGCTGGCGGCGGACGAAATCGCTGTGGGCCTCTTCCTTCTCATTGTGCTTCCGAGATTCGGGGTTGAGGTTCCCCTCTGGGCGGTGGCGGTCATCATAGGTATCCTCCTGGTCAAGGACTTTCTCATCGCTCCATTCGTCCTACGTGGTGGCCTCAGCGTCAGACCTCAGACGGGCCCCGAGAGCCTGATCGGGAAAACCGCTGTGGTGGTTGAGGATTTGGCTCCAGAGGGCCTTGTGAAGATTGACGGTGAGCTTTGGAGCGCCGAGTGTATAAAAGGAACCGCAAAAAGGGGAGAGAAGGTAGTGATAGTAGGAGTGAAGGGGACTAGGGTGCTCGTGGAACGCCGAGCATCGCCAGAACTCGGGCAACTTCCTCGGGATTGTTCGTCGTGA
- a CDS encoding M48 family metallopeptidase encodes MDLEIRRRPVRYARIEVKPDGRVVVTAPKGFDVESFVERHKGWLEAKLAEIKNLRERTGSGFPIDGELYQVIRGRKTKVHEKFRTVVFSAYPDEAIAELKSYLRPRILALVDEYSREMGVSPKKVFIRHQRSRWGSCSPRGNLNFNVRLVSVPPKLREYVVVHELAHLKYMNHSKAFWNLVGRFYPDYRKARKELKKWWSIIELNPYWRWLGGGE; translated from the coding sequence ATGGATTTGGAAATCAGAAGAAGACCCGTCAGGTACGCGCGGATTGAGGTGAAGCCTGACGGCAGGGTAGTCGTTACCGCACCCAAAGGCTTTGACGTTGAGTCCTTTGTGGAGCGCCATAAGGGGTGGCTTGAGGCCAAGCTGGCCGAGATTAAAAACCTCCGCGAGAGAACCGGGTCGGGGTTTCCCATAGACGGGGAGCTGTACCAGGTCATCCGCGGGAGAAAGACCAAGGTGCACGAGAAGTTCAGGACAGTCGTCTTCTCAGCCTATCCAGACGAGGCCATAGCCGAGCTTAAGTCATATCTCAGACCCAGGATACTGGCCTTAGTCGATGAATACTCCAGAGAGATGGGCGTTTCCCCAAAGAAGGTATTCATCAGGCACCAACGAAGCAGGTGGGGAAGCTGCTCCCCCAGAGGGAACCTTAACTTCAACGTCCGCCTCGTTTCCGTCCCGCCTAAGCTCAGGGAGTATGTGGTGGTTCATGAGCTGGCCCACCTGAAGTACATGAACCACTCAAAGGCGTTCTGGAACCTCGTCGGGCGCTTTTATCCTGACTACAGGAAAGCCAGGAAAGAGCTCAAGAAGTGGTGGAGCATCATCGAGCTGAATCCATACTGGAGATGGCTCGGTGGTGGGGAATGA